One genomic segment of Bacillus oleivorans includes these proteins:
- the pfkB gene encoding 1-phosphofructokinase — translation MIYTCTLNPSIDYKIEANELHIGMLNRPEKTAFYPGGKGINVSLVLKNLDIQNIALGFVGGFTGDFLKDCLKKKGVLFDFIEHNEPTRINVKIKTNLEETEINGNGAYISKEAEDEFLLKMNSLTKHDYLIISGSIPSSVSNNIYEEIAKICMKKEVPFIVDISDSSLLDLLKYRPFLIKPNQYELGELLGIEINSKEEVIKAGKELVESGAENVIVSMGGNGAIFINHEMRAYAKVPKGDVRSSVGAGDSTVAGFLASYLNNRDVMEAFRYGVASGTATAFSMDLCKKDEVENIFPQVEIEILQ, via the coding sequence ATGATTTATACATGTACGTTAAATCCATCTATCGATTATAAAATCGAAGCCAATGAATTACACATAGGGATGTTAAACCGCCCGGAGAAGACAGCCTTTTATCCGGGAGGGAAAGGAATCAATGTTTCATTAGTTTTAAAGAACTTAGATATCCAAAATATAGCGCTGGGATTTGTTGGCGGTTTTACAGGAGATTTTTTAAAAGACTGCCTAAAAAAGAAGGGAGTACTTTTCGATTTTATCGAGCACAATGAACCAACAAGAATTAATGTCAAAATAAAAACTAATTTAGAAGAAACAGAGATTAATGGGAATGGGGCTTATATTTCCAAAGAAGCAGAAGATGAATTTTTATTAAAGATGAATAGCTTGACCAAACATGATTATTTGATCATTTCGGGCAGTATCCCTTCTTCAGTTTCTAACAATATCTATGAAGAGATAGCAAAAATCTGCATGAAAAAAGAAGTACCTTTTATTGTAGATATTTCCGATTCTTCTTTACTGGATCTTTTAAAATATCGGCCGTTTTTAATCAAGCCAAACCAATATGAACTGGGTGAATTGCTTGGAATAGAAATCAATTCTAAAGAGGAAGTGATAAAGGCTGGAAAAGAATTAGTGGAAAGCGGTGCAGAAAATGTCATCGTTTCAATGGGAGGAAATGGAGCTATTTTTATCAATCATGAAATGCGGGCCTATGCAAAAGTACCCAAAGGTGATGTTAGAAGCTCTGTTGGTGCAGGTGATTCTACTGTTGCAGGTTTCCTTGCTTCTTATTTGAATAATAGGGACGTTATGGAAGCATTTCGTTATGGGGTTGCGTCTGGAACTGCTACAGCCTTTTCAATGGATTTATGTAAAAAAGATGAAGTTGAAAACATATTCCCGCAAGTAGAGATTGAAATATTACAATAA
- a CDS encoding PTS fructose transporter subunit IIABC: MKITELLKKDTILLDLKSSTKLAVIDELADVLDSAGRLADKEKFKEEILAREAQSTTGIGEGIAIPHAKTSAVKVPSIAFGRSKAGVDYEALDNQPSHLFFMIAASEGANSDHLETLARLSSMLMDLSFRQQLLDAKTAEDVLTAIDEKEKERLAEESGDFEGMNGRKILAVTACPTGIAHTYMAADALKAKANELGIEIKVETRGSGGAKNVLTAGEIKDADAIIVAADTKVDMDRFKGKKVIQAGVADGIRRPQELIEKALSENAPIYKGGDGKSQDEPAGETSTNQNAFYKHLMNGVSHMLPFVVGGGILIAIGFIFGITSHVPGDENYNRFAEALNTIGGGNAFGLMIPVLAGFIAMSIADRPGLAPGMVGGFMAAQGGSGFLGGLIAGFLAGYVVILLKKALQGLPQSLEGIKTILLYPVLAIFISGMVMFFVVDKPVAAFNTALGEWLAGMGTTNAVILGLILGGMMAIDMGGPINKAAYTFGIAMIADGVLTPHAAIMAGGMVPPLGIALATTFFRRKFTKQEREAGKTNYIMGASFITEGAIPFAAADPGRVIPSIVIGSAVAGALSMLFEIGLPAPHGGIFVIPLIEGNPFLYVLAILIGAVITAILLGVLKKEVK, encoded by the coding sequence ATGAAGATTACTGAATTGTTAAAGAAAGATACGATTCTTTTAGATTTAAAGTCTAGTACAAAACTGGCCGTTATTGACGAATTAGCTGATGTCCTTGATTCAGCTGGGAGATTAGCAGATAAAGAGAAATTTAAAGAGGAAATCTTGGCGAGAGAAGCTCAAAGCACAACAGGCATTGGTGAGGGGATCGCAATCCCACATGCAAAAACCAGTGCTGTTAAAGTGCCTTCGATCGCATTTGGAAGATCGAAGGCGGGAGTGGACTATGAAGCTCTAGATAATCAGCCAAGCCACTTGTTTTTTATGATTGCTGCCAGTGAAGGCGCAAACAGTGATCATTTAGAGACGCTGGCCAGGTTATCTTCAATGCTTATGGATCTATCGTTTAGACAGCAGTTGCTGGATGCAAAAACGGCCGAGGATGTCCTCACAGCGATAGACGAAAAAGAAAAGGAAAGGTTAGCTGAAGAGAGCGGGGATTTTGAAGGGATGAATGGCAGGAAAATTCTTGCCGTAACGGCTTGCCCAACAGGAATTGCTCATACGTATATGGCGGCTGATGCATTAAAGGCAAAGGCTAATGAATTAGGAATCGAAATAAAGGTCGAGACGCGTGGTTCAGGCGGTGCAAAAAATGTCTTAACAGCTGGCGAAATAAAGGATGCGGATGCCATTATTGTTGCAGCTGATACAAAGGTAGATATGGATCGCTTTAAAGGGAAAAAGGTTATCCAGGCGGGAGTGGCTGATGGAATCCGCAGACCTCAGGAATTAATTGAGAAAGCGCTTAGTGAAAATGCTCCGATTTATAAAGGCGGAGATGGCAAGTCACAAGATGAACCAGCTGGAGAAACTTCAACTAATCAAAATGCATTTTATAAGCACCTGATGAATGGGGTATCACACATGCTTCCATTCGTTGTAGGCGGAGGTATTTTAATCGCTATCGGATTTATTTTTGGTATTACTTCTCATGTGCCAGGTGATGAAAATTATAACCGGTTCGCTGAGGCATTAAATACGATTGGCGGCGGTAACGCATTTGGGCTCATGATTCCGGTTCTCGCAGGGTTTATTGCGATGAGTATAGCGGACCGGCCGGGGTTAGCTCCAGGTATGGTCGGCGGTTTCATGGCAGCGCAAGGCGGATCTGGGTTTTTAGGTGGTTTGATTGCAGGTTTTCTAGCGGGATATGTCGTGATTCTCCTTAAAAAAGCATTGCAAGGCTTACCGCAATCATTAGAAGGTATTAAGACCATTTTGCTTTACCCAGTCTTGGCTATATTTATTTCCGGTATGGTGATGTTTTTTGTAGTGGATAAGCCGGTAGCAGCATTTAACACGGCACTAGGCGAATGGCTGGCAGGTATGGGAACAACCAATGCAGTCATACTAGGATTGATTCTTGGTGGTATGATGGCGATTGATATGGGCGGTCCGATTAACAAAGCTGCCTATACATTCGGTATCGCAATGATTGCAGATGGGGTTTTAACACCACATGCGGCGATTATGGCCGGAGGAATGGTTCCGCCGCTAGGAATTGCATTAGCAACAACATTCTTCCGCAGAAAATTCACAAAGCAAGAACGGGAAGCAGGAAAAACGAATTATATTATGGGTGCATCGTTTATCACGGAGGGAGCGATTCCTTTTGCGGCAGCTGACCCAGGTCGTGTGATTCCTTCAATTGTTATAGGTTCAGCAGTAGCAGGTGCCCTATCTATGCTTTTCGAAATTGGATTACCAGCCCCTCACGGCGGCATATTTGTTATACCTCTCATAGAAGGGAACCCATTCTTATACGTGCTCGCAATCTTAATAGGAGCAGTCATTACGGCTATCCTGTTAGGGGTTTTAAAAAAGGAAGTTAAATAG
- a CDS encoding serine/threonine protein kinase, which yields MRSIRKLYQFFVDIPNETGSTLNDRYEVLRVLGTGSYGIVYLCKDLKTLENKIIKQLRPSKRNKRRELALFENEIKVLRSLNHLHVPSVYETFSSNGNYFYVMSFIEGDNLEDLIFEKKKTFKEKESLLILTELLEIVNELHFNSIYHQDLRIPNIIMQNNHPYLIDFGLSKQVLNESNQQKMQELKQQDYYDLGEILLFMLYTTYSSEKKKALPWTEELSLEKETVFLLKRLLGIKDPYLNSCEILADLQDALKAM from the coding sequence TTGCGTTCAATTCGAAAATTGTATCAGTTTTTTGTAGATATACCCAATGAAACAGGGTCAACTTTAAATGATCGTTATGAGGTTTTAAGAGTTCTAGGAACAGGCAGCTACGGCATTGTTTATCTTTGTAAAGATTTAAAGACCTTAGAGAATAAAATCATTAAACAGCTTAGGCCAAGTAAACGAAATAAAAGAAGGGAATTAGCACTGTTTGAGAATGAAATTAAGGTTCTGCGCTCCCTAAACCATTTACATGTGCCCAGTGTTTACGAAACTTTTTCGAGTAATGGGAACTACTTTTATGTAATGAGTTTTATAGAAGGGGACAATCTCGAAGATCTGATTTTTGAAAAGAAGAAAACCTTTAAAGAAAAAGAGTCTCTGCTTATTCTTACTGAGCTGCTGGAAATCGTAAATGAACTGCATTTCAATAGCATTTACCATCAAGATCTCCGAATTCCCAATATTATTATGCAAAACAATCATCCATATTTAATCGATTTTGGTTTATCTAAGCAAGTATTGAATGAGTCGAATCAACAAAAAATGCAAGAGCTCAAGCAGCAGGACTACTATGATCTTGGGGAAATACTTTTATTTATGCTTTATACGACGTACTCCTCCGAAAAGAAAAAAGCCCTTCCTTGGACGGAAGAACTTTCATTAGAAAAAGAAACGGTTTTTCTACTAAAAAGGCTATTAGGGATTAAAGATCCATACTTAAATAGTTGTGAAATATTAGCCGACCTTCAGGATGCACTTAAAGCCATGTAA
- a CDS encoding ABC transporter ATP-binding protein, giving the protein MIRLEGISKTYKVAKRTSGLLQAAKSLIYREHTIIPALNDISFSIEPGEVVGYIGPNGAGKSTTIKIMSGILMPDSGSCTIMGYTPWKDRVQYVRSIGVVFGQRSQLWWDVPVIDSYELLREIYKVPEGEYKYNLDLLVETLELEGFIHSPVRQLSLGQRMRCEIAASLLHSPKILFLDEPTIGLDAVSKIAVREFIKKINKEKEVTVILTTHDMSDIEALADRVILIGKGTLLYDGSLETLRKRFGKNKTITVDYQENQKPFEIQGATLLSWSPHRAVLSVDTSIHPTSDIMAQLSQKLAIMDVAIETRPIEEMIVELYKEYQI; this is encoded by the coding sequence TTGATCCGTTTAGAAGGAATTAGCAAGACATATAAGGTCGCCAAGCGGACTTCCGGACTGCTTCAGGCAGCCAAATCGCTTATTTACAGGGAACACACCATTATTCCCGCACTTAATGATATTTCATTTTCAATCGAACCGGGCGAAGTTGTAGGTTACATTGGTCCAAATGGAGCGGGGAAATCGACAACCATTAAGATTATGAGCGGAATCCTGATGCCGGATTCGGGAAGTTGTACGATTATGGGCTATACTCCATGGAAGGATCGGGTCCAGTATGTAAGGAGTATTGGAGTTGTTTTTGGGCAACGGTCGCAGTTATGGTGGGATGTTCCAGTTATCGATTCGTATGAGTTGCTGCGTGAAATTTATAAGGTGCCAGAGGGAGAGTATAAATATAATTTAGACTTGCTGGTTGAAACGCTAGAACTGGAGGGATTTATCCATTCTCCTGTCAGACAGCTCAGCTTAGGACAGCGAATGCGATGCGAGATTGCTGCATCTCTGCTGCACAGTCCTAAGATTTTATTTTTAGATGAACCGACAATCGGACTCGATGCCGTTTCAAAAATAGCGGTTCGTGAGTTTATTAAAAAAATAAATAAGGAAAAAGAGGTAACGGTAATCCTGACGACTCATGATATGAGTGATATTGAAGCCCTAGCTGACCGGGTGATTTTAATAGGAAAAGGAACGTTATTATATGATGGCAGTTTAGAAACATTACGTAAACGCTTCGGTAAGAATAAGACCATTACGGTAGACTATCAGGAAAATCAGAAGCCCTTTGAAATTCAAGGTGCGACTCTACTCTCTTGGTCACCACATCGCGCAGTCTTAAGTGTGGATACAAGCATCCATCCTACCTCAGATATAATGGCCCAATTGTCGCAAAAGCTTGCTATCATGGATGTGGCTATTGAAACAAGACCGATTGAGGAAATGATTGTAGAGCTTTATAAGGAGTATCAAATATGA
- a CDS encoding ABC transporter permease → MNIYYSVLKLRLLIGLQYRAAALAGVATQFFWGFMYIMIFEAFYENAFVSPPMSLKEIITYIWLQQSLLAFIALWFRDQELFQLITSGNIAYELCRPSDLYAFWYAKLLAQRLSSAFLRCFPILIVAFLLPKPYNMTLPPSLTTGLLFILSVTFGLLLIVAISMIIYISVFITMSPVGSLLVLGVAGEFFAGLIIPLPLMPDWLQNIAYALPFHFTADFPFRVYSGHIPQGKAIQGIMFQVIWLVVLLIFGRVWMQKVLKRVVVQGG, encoded by the coding sequence ATGAATATTTACTACTCTGTCTTAAAGCTTCGTCTCCTGATTGGGTTACAGTATCGGGCAGCAGCCCTTGCTGGAGTGGCGACCCAATTTTTCTGGGGTTTTATGTATATTATGATTTTTGAGGCGTTTTATGAAAATGCGTTTGTGTCTCCGCCGATGTCCTTGAAAGAAATTATCACCTATATCTGGCTGCAGCAATCATTGCTTGCCTTTATTGCATTATGGTTTCGGGATCAAGAGTTATTTCAGCTGATTACGAGCGGAAATATTGCCTATGAGCTATGCCGCCCGTCTGATTTATATGCATTCTGGTACGCCAAGCTTTTAGCGCAGCGTTTATCGAGTGCTTTCCTTCGCTGTTTTCCCATTTTAATTGTCGCCTTTTTACTGCCAAAGCCATACAACATGACCCTTCCTCCCAGTCTGACAACCGGTCTATTATTTATATTATCTGTCACATTTGGGCTGCTTCTAATTGTCGCCATTTCTATGATTATTTACATATCTGTTTTCATCACGATGTCTCCAGTTGGTTCATTGTTAGTGTTAGGCGTTGCCGGGGAATTTTTTGCAGGTTTAATTATCCCGCTCCCGCTCATGCCCGACTGGCTTCAAAATATTGCCTATGCGCTGCCTTTTCACTTTACGGCTGATTTTCCTTTCCGCGTCTATTCGGGACATATTCCCCAAGGTAAAGCTATCCAGGGAATAATGTTTCAGGTGATCTGGCTTGTGGTTCTGCTCATCTTTGGCAGGGTGTGGATGCAAAAAGTACTAAAACGGGTTGTCGTACAAGGAGGATAG
- a CDS encoding ABC transporter permease, with amino-acid sequence MSLYFYYLQILFKSQMQYRTSFWLLSLGQFFIPFSVFAGLYFLFEQFGQIKGWQFFEVALCFAIIHMAFSISECFARGFDSFSSLVVNGEFDRVLVRPRSTVIQVLGSKFEFTRVGRLAQSIIVLIWALANLSIDWSLMKGPTLMFMVLSGMMIFTGIYILAATLCFWTIQGLEVTNIFTDGGREMAQYPLNIYQKWIGKFFTYVIPFGTVNYIPLLYLLGKTEGNDMLYPFTPLLGSLFIIPCLFIWHHGVKHYRSTGS; translated from the coding sequence GTGAGTCTGTATTTTTATTACTTACAAATTTTGTTTAAGTCGCAAATGCAATATCGAACCTCCTTCTGGCTGTTATCTCTGGGTCAATTTTTTATTCCCTTTTCAGTTTTCGCAGGACTCTATTTTTTATTTGAGCAGTTTGGACAAATTAAAGGCTGGCAATTTTTCGAGGTGGCACTTTGCTTTGCGATTATTCATATGGCCTTTTCGATTAGTGAGTGCTTTGCGCGCGGGTTTGATTCGTTCTCAAGCTTAGTGGTCAATGGAGAGTTTGACCGGGTGCTTGTTCGTCCCAGGAGTACTGTTATCCAAGTTTTAGGATCGAAATTTGAGTTTACGAGAGTTGGAAGGTTAGCGCAAAGCATTATTGTCTTGATTTGGGCTTTAGCCAATTTATCCATTGATTGGAGCTTAATGAAGGGACCGACTCTAATGTTTATGGTGTTAAGCGGGATGATGATATTTACAGGAATCTACATTCTGGCTGCCACCTTATGTTTTTGGACGATTCAAGGATTAGAGGTAACTAACATCTTTACCGATGGCGGGAGGGAGATGGCACAATATCCGCTCAATATTTATCAGAAGTGGATTGGGAAATTTTTCACCTATGTCATCCCTTTCGGCACGGTCAACTATATTCCGCTTCTATACCTTCTCGGCAAAACGGAGGGGAATGATATGCTTTATCCGTTTACTCCCCTTTTAGGAAGCTTATTTATTATTCCGTGTCTTTTTATATGGCATCATGGAGTAAAACATTATCGGTCAACGGGGTCATGA
- a CDS encoding DUF421 domain-containing protein, protein MKMSYLTLEIITGFFLLFIIVKVLGKKMINQITPFTFIASIVLGELLGNAIYDDKASFIHLVYAMTLWALLLLTVELFGQKFLKLRGIFEGKPSVLIRNGVVNREELKKNRMNINQLQSLLRQSETFSIREVAYCYLEVNGSISILKKSPKQKMQQEDLNLPPKPVYVPVTIVRDGELLKDELVELGRDEKWLMLQLQAQGVSGYQEVFIAEWLEGEGLFVQTFDQGD, encoded by the coding sequence ATGAAAATGTCATATTTAACGCTAGAAATCATAACTGGATTTTTCCTCTTATTTATCATTGTAAAGGTACTTGGGAAGAAAATGATTAATCAAATTACCCCATTTACTTTTATTGCGTCCATCGTATTAGGTGAGTTATTAGGAAATGCCATTTATGATGATAAGGCTTCTTTTATACATTTAGTATACGCGATGACTCTGTGGGCACTTCTGCTGCTTACCGTTGAGCTTTTTGGGCAAAAGTTTTTAAAATTGCGTGGAATTTTTGAAGGAAAGCCATCGGTATTAATTCGTAACGGGGTTGTAAATCGAGAAGAACTGAAGAAAAATCGAATGAATATTAATCAATTACAAAGTCTTTTGCGGCAGTCTGAGACATTTTCAATCCGAGAAGTTGCCTATTGTTATTTAGAGGTAAACGGCTCTATTAGTATACTTAAAAAATCTCCGAAACAAAAGATGCAACAAGAAGATCTCAATCTTCCGCCGAAGCCTGTATATGTCCCGGTAACAATAGTCCGGGACGGGGAGTTATTAAAGGATGAATTAGTTGAACTTGGCCGGGATGAAAAGTGGCTGATGCTTCAGCTGCAAGCGCAAGGAGTAAGTGGATATCAGGAAGTTTTTATTGCGGAATGGCTAGAAGGTGAAGGATTATTCGTCCAAACCTTTGATCAGGGAGATTGA
- a CDS encoding DUF899 family protein has protein sequence MSISNKELPWFFSEVEWILERKKPIEEESAYASDFLNANRSKLSKDEIKKNYVLEGTEGNVSLQDLFKGRNQLIVCHFMFDPSWEQGCPHCSLGADKVSDDYINYMHDRETTFVYVSRAPLTKLEAYKNQKGWSFPWYSSYGSDFNYDFKATTEEGEKAGVSIFIRDGNSIYRVIQKVS, from the coding sequence ATGTCAATTAGTAACAAAGAATTACCTTGGTTTTTCTCGGAAGTGGAGTGGATTCTGGAACGCAAGAAACCTATAGAAGAGGAGTCTGCTTATGCAAGCGACTTTTTGAACGCTAATCGAAGTAAGTTGTCGAAGGATGAGATTAAAAAGAACTATGTATTGGAGGGAACCGAGGGAAATGTTAGCCTGCAGGATCTTTTCAAAGGACGTAATCAGCTGATCGTCTGCCATTTTATGTTTGACCCAAGCTGGGAACAGGGATGCCCGCACTGCTCTCTAGGCGCTGACAAAGTCTCAGATGACTACATTAATTATATGCATGACCGGGAAACTACTTTTGTTTATGTCTCCCGGGCTCCGTTGACAAAGCTCGAGGCATATAAGAACCAAAAGGGATGGAGTTTCCCTTGGTATTCTTCGTACGGAAGTGACTTTAACTATGATTTCAAGGCAACCACTGAAGAAGGGGAAAAAGCAGGGGTGAGCATCTTCATTCGAGATGGCAACAGCATCTACCGGGTAATACAGAAAGTAAGCTAG
- a CDS encoding VOC family protein, producing the protein MLSKIQKITPNLWFDTQAEEAAEFYCTIFENSKVGKMNRYGNEGQEVHGMPAGTVLTVQFQLEGQDFVALNGGPHFKFSEAISFIVNCETQEEVDYYWKKLSDGGDEKAQMCGWLKDKFGVSWQIIPVSLTEMISDSDSEKSQRAMKAMLQMKKIDIKTLKQAYDG; encoded by the coding sequence ATGCTAAGCAAAATCCAAAAAATCACCCCAAACCTATGGTTCGATACACAAGCAGAAGAAGCGGCGGAGTTTTATTGTACAATCTTTGAAAATTCCAAAGTCGGAAAAATGAACCGTTACGGAAACGAGGGGCAAGAAGTTCACGGGATGCCGGCAGGAACCGTATTAACCGTCCAATTCCAACTGGAAGGGCAAGATTTTGTCGCACTAAATGGTGGTCCTCATTTCAAATTCTCTGAGGCAATATCCTTTATCGTTAACTGTGAAACGCAAGAAGAGGTGGACTATTATTGGAAAAAACTCAGTGATGGCGGAGATGAAAAAGCACAAATGTGCGGCTGGCTAAAGGATAAGTTCGGAGTATCGTGGCAAATCATTCCTGTCTCTCTAACAGAGATGATCAGCGATTCCGATTCTGAAAAATCACAAAGAGCGATGAAAGCAATGCTTCAAATGAAGAAAATTGACATAAAAACGTTAAAGCAGGCGTATGATGGGTAG
- a CDS encoding serine hydrolase domain-containing protein: MKKLKLCLLLLILLCIPFPVQAEDDHTTQSLRDYMEQALDDYQIPGATLAVIKDGELVFQESWGVQSDGTPVTEDTLFTIGSVSKPLTSLAIMKLAEEQTLDLDQAINTYIPSFSYDKGAFEKDITIRHLLAHTSGISSYDGLKVAELNLRGEDAISQAVAQLGTVTLRSEPGETHQYSAANYLLLGLIIEEVTNQTFADYMETEVFSELGMSKTVSTYEAASSLGYQPGFQSWFGKPVKSEIFFDDSGAPYGYITSTSNDMVKYVEFLLDGGEELLSASIFAEYISPQIHRKEDMFYGLGWRISENPEDAYYFHGGETPDSRAELFLDPDQNYGFVLLTNKNNYSEVLHTTYMREGIKAIMEGNEVPALPEASYQMQWMSLSLVIIVTLLSGWHLFHHKRKPNIRNKAAGSIGVISIGLSIAFIPVLTYIFGTPWHTIDTYAPETSLLVKLLIGVLAIHGILTLVFIRFKKGGIGFNRKAA; the protein is encoded by the coding sequence ATGAAAAAACTAAAACTATGCCTACTATTACTTATCTTGTTATGTATTCCGTTTCCTGTTCAAGCGGAGGATGATCATACGACACAGTCCTTAAGGGATTATATGGAGCAAGCACTTGATGATTACCAAATTCCCGGTGCTACTTTAGCGGTAATAAAGGATGGAGAACTAGTTTTCCAAGAAAGCTGGGGGGTTCAAAGTGACGGCACGCCTGTTACAGAGGATACATTATTTACGATTGGATCCGTCAGTAAGCCTTTGACCAGCCTTGCGATTATGAAATTGGCAGAGGAGCAGACACTTGATCTGGATCAGGCAATTAATACGTATATTCCTTCATTTTCTTACGATAAGGGTGCCTTTGAAAAAGACATAACAATTCGCCATCTTCTGGCCCATACGAGCGGTATCAGCTCTTATGATGGATTAAAGGTTGCTGAACTGAATTTAAGAGGTGAAGATGCGATTAGTCAAGCGGTTGCTCAGCTTGGTACGGTTACACTCAGGTCTGAACCGGGAGAAACTCACCAGTATAGTGCTGCTAACTATTTGCTTTTAGGTCTTATTATTGAGGAGGTCACAAACCAGACTTTTGCTGATTATATGGAGACAGAGGTTTTTTCAGAATTAGGTATGAGTAAAACTGTGTCCACCTATGAGGCTGCATCTAGTTTAGGTTATCAGCCTGGCTTTCAATCTTGGTTTGGAAAACCCGTGAAAAGTGAGATCTTTTTTGACGACAGTGGTGCCCCTTATGGCTATATAACGTCTACTTCCAACGACATGGTCAAATACGTTGAGTTCTTGCTAGATGGCGGAGAGGAATTACTTTCAGCTTCAATTTTCGCAGAATATATTTCTCCCCAAATTCATAGAAAAGAGGATATGTTCTATGGATTAGGGTGGAGAATCTCTGAAAACCCAGAAGATGCATACTATTTTCACGGAGGTGAAACGCCCGATTCACGAGCTGAGCTATTCCTTGATCCAGATCAGAATTACGGTTTTGTTTTACTGACAAATAAGAACAATTATTCCGAAGTACTTCATACGACTTATATGAGAGAAGGCATCAAAGCGATCATGGAGGGAAACGAAGTTCCAGCGCTGCCTGAAGCAAGTTATCAGATGCAATGGATGTCATTAAGTCTAGTGATCATTGTTACACTATTGTCAGGTTGGCATTTGTTCCACCATAAGAGAAAGCCAAACATCCGTAATAAGGCTGCGGGATCAATCGGCGTGATTTCGATTGGATTATCTATAGCCTTCATCCCGGTATTAACGTATATATTTGGCACCCCCTGGCATACGATCGACACTTATGCACCTGAAACTTCACTATTAGTTAAGCTCCTCATCGGTGTATTAGCTATTCATGGGATATTAACACTAGTGTTTATTCGCTTTAAAAAAGGAGGGATAGGATTTAATCGAAAAGCAGCCTAA
- a CDS encoding TetR/AcrR family transcriptional regulator: MSKKEDKRQLLIDAAYKVFARKGYANASIKDIANEAEITPGLVHYYFKNKEEILFAVQQKIQSHYHQKYDGDEKYSLSPFDVFKEIKERSDKEPDWYRLRYEIFSLGLKNEGVRKEAASILKSGRDSLSEPLKHIVGQQYDDSTEMAGILLACFDGLALQKIVDPDFDIDKAYQLLVGLLEIYLRK; encoded by the coding sequence ATGAGTAAGAAGGAAGATAAGCGTCAACTCTTAATTGATGCTGCCTATAAGGTATTTGCAAGAAAAGGCTATGCAAATGCATCGATAAAAGACATTGCAAACGAAGCGGAGATTACACCCGGTCTAGTTCACTATTACTTTAAGAACAAAGAAGAAATATTATTTGCCGTTCAACAAAAAATTCAAAGTCACTATCACCAAAAGTATGATGGGGATGAAAAATATTCTTTATCACCATTTGATGTCTTTAAGGAAATTAAAGAGCGGTCAGATAAAGAACCGGATTGGTATCGCTTACGCTATGAGATTTTTTCTCTCGGGCTAAAAAATGAAGGGGTTCGGAAGGAAGCAGCTTCTATTTTAAAAAGTGGGAGGGATAGCTTGTCTGAACCATTAAAGCACATTGTCGGCCAACAATATGATGACTCAACTGAGATGGCTGGTATTTTATTAGCCTGCTTCGATGGTTTGGCCCTGCAGAAAATTGTAGATCCCGATTTTGATATAGATAAAGCTTATCAGTTGCTAGTAGGACTCCTAGAGATCTATTTGAGAAAATAG
- a CDS encoding CD3324 family protein, with protein MQYKNGKEVFPPSLLKEVQKHIQGELIYIPKQNNQRAGWGEINGSRRLLARRNEEIYQLYSDGWSFEELEKKYNLSIESIRKIIYKARGEFNDRRAP; from the coding sequence TTGCAATACAAAAATGGAAAAGAGGTGTTCCCTCCTAGCTTGCTGAAGGAAGTACAGAAGCATATTCAAGGCGAACTGATTTATATCCCTAAGCAAAACAATCAGCGAGCTGGATGGGGCGAAATAAACGGTTCCCGTCGATTACTTGCTCGAAGAAATGAAGAAATTTATCAATTATACAGTGATGGCTGGTCTTTTGAGGAATTAGAGAAAAAGTACAATTTGTCCATCGAAAGCATTCGGAAAATAATATATAAAGCACGTGGCGAATTTAACGACCGACGTGCCCCATAA